In Nocardioides bizhenqiangii, the DNA window AGTACGCCTCGGCGGCTGTGAACGGCGAGGGTCTCGGCGCCCTCACGTGAAAGTCGCCCTCACGTTCACCGATGAGTTCCCCGCTGGTTCGCGGTCGGTACGCCGTTGCCCAGACCGCACTCAACCGAGGAGGCACCCGTTGAAGCTCCTACTCACCTCTGGCGGGGTCACGAACGCGAGCATCGAGAAGGCGCTGATCGAGCTGCTGGGCAAGCCGATTGCCGAGTCCGATGCTCTCTGTGTCCCGACGGCGCAGTGGGGGCACCCGAACCCGATGTGCGGTCCCGCTGGCGTGCGGGATTTCGTCGTCGGTGAGCCGCCCCGGCTCATGGCCGGCATGGGCTGGAAGTCGGTGGGCGTGCTCGAGCTCACCGCGCTGCCCACCATCGGCGAGGAGCGGTGGGTGCCCTGGGTTCGGGAGGCCGACGTGTTGCTGGTGGACGGTGGGGACGCGACGTACCTGTGCCACTGGATGCGAGAGTCAGGATTGGCGGAGCTCCTGCCGTCACTGCCGGCCAAGGTCTGGGTGGGATTGAGTGCCGGCAGCATGGTGATGACGCCGCGGATCGGTGCCGAGTTCGTTGAGTGGCCGTCGGCGCCGGATGACCGCACGCTGGGTCTCGTCGACTTCTCGATCTTCCCCCACCTGAATCACGAGATGATGCCGGAGAACACCCTGCCCGTGGCTGAGAAGTGGGCTGAAGGGATCGATGGTCCGGCGTACGCCATCGACGACCAGACAGCCATCGTGGTGGCAGATGGCGCGGTCGAGGTTGTTTCCGAAGGGCAGTGGAAGCTACTGCACCCCTAGCTCGGCGAGGGAACGGGCGAAGCAGTTCCGGCACAGCGACATCCCTTGATGAACCTGCAGCGCCATCAACCTTTGAGGCCGCGGGCCATCGCCGCGAGCGCGCGATCCAGCTCGGCGTCGGTGACGCCGCCGAAACCGACGACCAAGCCGCTCATCCGGTTCGAGCGGCAGTAGTTGGCGATCGGAGCGACCTCGAAGCCGGCGTCGCGCGCGGCGGCGACCGCCCGGCGCACGGCGGGGGCGGGGAGCAACCAGGTCGAGTACATGCCGGCCGCGGGACCGGCCGGTTCGCCGTACGGCGCGAGCACCTCGGCCACCCGCGGAGCTCGGTCGGCGTAGACCCGCCGCGCGGTGCGCACCACCTTGTCGACCCAGCCCTCGCGGAGCAGGGCCAGCAGGGCGCGTTGGGCGGGCCAGGAGGGCATGTCGTAGGTGTGCTCGCGATGCTCGACGAGAGCGGAGAGGAGTCCCGGGGGAGGGACCATCCACCCCACCCGCAGGCCGGGACCGACCGACTTGGACGCCGTGCCGAGGTAGGCGACCCGGGTGCGGTCGAGGGAAGCGAGCGCCGGGATCGGCGCGACGTCGTAGCGGAACTCGGAGTCGTAGTCGTCCTCGACGACGAACGCGTCGTGGTCGCGCGCCGCGGCGAGGAGGGCGAGTCTGTCGGTTGCCGGCATCACGTAGCCGAGCGGGTGCTGATGGGCCGGGGTGACGTACGCGGCGGCCAGCCCCGGCATCGCGATCGGGCCGGTCGGCGGCAGGTCGACGACGTCGCGGCCGGCGACGCGGACGCACTCGACGGCTGCGCGGTAGC includes these proteins:
- the pdxR gene encoding MocR-like pyridoxine biosynthesis transcription factor PdxR; translation: MKTLPVRLDRDQPEPLGVQLSTQVRDLVVAGTLAPGDRLPSTRALAADLGVARSVTEQAYDQLLAEGWVTAQQGAGTFVASGGAPQAAARRRVHRPTTPDLISLDLGSPWVDPRHAAGWRRAWREVSAATPPLGYPDSRGIVELRDAIAERLGRTRGLTVDPDEVLLTSGTTDGLRQLLPHLPPGPIGVQDPGYRAAVECVRVAGRDVVDLPPTGPIAMPGLAAAYVTPAHQHPLGYVMPATDRLALLAAARDHDAFVVEDDYDSEFRYDVAPIPALASLDRTRVAYLGTASKSVGPGLRVGWMVPPPGLLSALVEHREHTYDMPSWPAQRALLALLREGWVDKVVRTARRVYADRAPRVAEVLAPYGEPAGPAAGMYSTWLLPAPAVRRAVAAARDAGFEVAPIANYCRSNRMSGLVVGFGGVTDAELDRALAAMARGLKG
- a CDS encoding Type 1 glutamine amidotransferase-like domain-containing protein, giving the protein MKLLLTSGGVTNASIEKALIELLGKPIAESDALCVPTAQWGHPNPMCGPAGVRDFVVGEPPRLMAGMGWKSVGVLELTALPTIGEERWVPWVREADVLLVDGGDATYLCHWMRESGLAELLPSLPAKVWVGLSAGSMVMTPRIGAEFVEWPSAPDDRTLGLVDFSIFPHLNHEMMPENTLPVAEKWAEGIDGPAYAIDDQTAIVVADGAVEVVSEGQWKLLHP